In a single window of the Plasmodium cynomolgi strain B DNA, chromosome 6, whole genome shotgun sequence genome:
- a CDS encoding aspartyl protease (putative), translated as MTPNFVARIGLLCLLNIWLSTFSLPLLKNGGGSRFYIASQGVDKMRRESPHRAHGDLPSERVNQKNNPILIKLIKQDIPSKKMTTYYGQVAVGEKSENVMNVLFDTGSTEFWIPFENCKGDNFPNSHNKYKRTKSFRNKFNKEGLPTLLEVSYLSGKVIGFDGYDTIKLGHNLSVPNTNIAFATKIEIPVLEEFKWDGILGLGFENADSRQRGMKPFLDHLKDENILTEMGYKNQFGYYLSDRVDIVGVRKEYAANVNVKRDEDEVVVKYEGFHDGGNKSIVDTGTFFIYAPKKTMQSYLNEVKKLFCRNCLWT; from the exons ATGACGCCCAACTTCGTTGCGCGAATTGGCCTCCTGTGCCTCCTGAACATATGGTTAAGTACATTTTCGTTgccccttttaaaaaatggaggggggAGCCGTTTCTACATCGCTTCCCAAGGGGTAGACAAAATGCGGAGGGAATCTCCACATCGTGCGCATGGTGATCTTCCCTCAGAAAGGGTCAACCAAAAGAACAACCCCATTTTAATCAAATTGATCAAGCAAGACATAccatcgaaaaaaatgacaacatACTATGGCCAAGTGGCCGTAGGAGAGAAGTCGGAAAATGTGATGAATGTCTTATTCGACACGGGCTCTACCGAGTTTTGGATTCCATTCGAAAATTGTAAAGGAGACAATTTTCCCAATTCTCACAATAAATATAAGCGCACCAAATCatttagaaataaatttaacaaGGAGGGCCTCCCAACGTTATTGGAGGTTAGCTATCTCAGTGGGAAGGTCATCGGATTTGATG GCTACGACACCATAAAATTAGGCCATAATTTATCCGTTCCAAACACAAACATTGCTTTTGCT ACGAAGATAGAAATACCCGTCTTAGAAGAATTCAAATGG GATGGTATTTTAGGTCTCGGATTTGAGAACGCGGATTCGAGGCAGCGCGGGATGAAGCCCTT CTTGGACCATTTGAAGGATGAAAATATCTTAACGGAGATGGGCTACAAGAACCAGTTTGGCTATTACCTATCCGACAGAG TCGACATCGTGGGAGTGAGAAAGGAATACGCAGCAAACGTGAACGTGAAAAGAGACGAGGACGAGGTTGTCGTGAAGTACGAAGGTTTTCATGATGGAGGGAATAAATCCATTGTTGACACAGGGACGTTCTTTATATATGCCCCGAAGAAAACGATGCAGAGTTACCTAAACGA GGTGAAGAAACTGTTTTGTAGAAATTGTTTATGGACTTAG